One part of the Sphingobium yanoikuyae genome encodes these proteins:
- a CDS encoding YciI family protein, with amino-acid sequence MFIISLTYTAPIDVLDGHLADHRAWLDQGIADGWLLLAGRREPRTGGILLARGERDEIAAKAATDPFVVNGAASFDLIEFLPARAASVNLDTLLP; translated from the coding sequence ATGTTCATCATTTCGCTGACCTATACGGCGCCGATCGATGTGCTGGACGGCCATCTGGCCGATCATCGGGCCTGGTTGGACCAGGGCATTGCCGATGGCTGGCTGCTGCTCGCCGGCCGGCGCGAACCGCGCACCGGCGGCATTTTGCTGGCGCGCGGCGAGCGTGACGAGATCGCGGCGAAGGCAGCGACCGATCCCTTCGTCGTCAACGGCGCGGCATCGTTCGACCTGATCGAGTTCCTTCCGGCGCGCGCCGCCAGCGTCAATCTGGACACGCTGCTGCCATGA
- the fixJ gene encoding response regulator FixJ has protein sequence MSLPTDQPIHVVDDDEAIRRSLSFMLRTSGFAVRLFSGGIEFLKEVGTLEGGCVLLDVRMPDIDGLEVQRELRARGMMLPVIIMTGHGDVGMAVAAMKAGATDFIEKPFEKAALLAAIEAACAQASADQGRNSQRETARARLNILTDREREVLKGLVDGLPNKTIAYDLGISPRTVEIHRANLMQKLQVHSLSETLRIAFQAGLE, from the coding sequence ATGAGCCTGCCCACCGACCAGCCCATCCATGTCGTCGATGATGACGAGGCGATCCGCCGGTCGCTCTCCTTCATGCTCAGGACCAGCGGCTTTGCGGTGCGGCTCTTCTCGGGAGGCATCGAGTTCCTCAAGGAAGTCGGGACGCTGGAGGGCGGCTGCGTGCTGCTGGACGTGCGCATGCCCGACATTGACGGGCTGGAAGTGCAACGCGAACTGCGCGCGCGCGGCATGATGCTGCCGGTCATCATCATGACCGGCCATGGCGATGTCGGCATGGCGGTCGCCGCGATGAAGGCGGGGGCCACCGATTTCATCGAAAAGCCGTTCGAGAAGGCGGCATTGCTCGCCGCGATCGAAGCCGCCTGCGCGCAGGCAAGCGCCGACCAGGGCCGCAACAGCCAGCGCGAGACTGCCCGCGCCCGGCTCAACATCCTGACCGATCGGGAACGCGAAGTGCTCAAGGGCCTGGTCGACGGCCTGCCCAACAAGACGATCGCCTATGACCTGGGCATCAGCCCGCGCACGGTCGAGATTCATCGCGCCAACCTGATGCAGAAGCTGCAGGTCCACAGCCTGTCGGAAACGCTGCGCATCGCCTTCCAGGCGGGGCTTGAATAG
- the gmk gene encoding guanylate kinase, whose translation MADNIPTDTPDFKRRGVLFVLSSPSGAGKSTIARKLLACEPDLSMSVSATTRTIRPGEVDGKDYHFVDLEEFRRMANDHEFLEWAHVFGQRYGTPRAPVEAMLKSGKDVLFDIDWQGAQQLHQIAGGDVVRIFILPPSMEELEKRLRGRATDSNEVIEGRMARAAGEIAHWDGYDYVLCNVDVEECFERVRTILHAERMKRSRQTGLIGFIRRLSRYHQED comes from the coding sequence ATGGCCGACAACATTCCCACCGACACCCCCGATTTCAAGCGCCGCGGCGTTCTCTTTGTCCTGTCCTCGCCCTCGGGCGCCGGCAAGTCGACGATTGCACGCAAATTGCTGGCCTGCGAACCGGACCTGTCGATGTCGGTGTCGGCGACGACGCGGACGATCCGGCCGGGCGAAGTCGATGGCAAGGATTATCATTTCGTCGATCTGGAAGAGTTTCGCCGCATGGCGAACGACCATGAGTTCCTGGAATGGGCGCATGTCTTCGGCCAGCGCTATGGCACGCCGCGCGCGCCGGTCGAGGCGATGCTCAAGAGCGGCAAGGATGTGCTGTTCGACATCGACTGGCAGGGCGCGCAGCAGCTGCACCAGATTGCCGGCGGCGACGTGGTCCGCATCTTCATCCTCCCGCCCTCGATGGAGGAGCTGGAAAAGCGTCTGCGTGGCCGCGCGACCGACAGCAATGAAGTAATCGAGGGCCGCATGGCGCGCGCCGCCGGCGAGATCGCCCATTGGGACGGCTATGACTATGTGCTGTGCAATGTCGACGTCGAGGAATGTTTCGAGCGCGTGCGCACCATCCTGCACGCCGAACGGATGAAGCGCAGCCGCCAGACCGGCCTCATTGGCTTCATCCGCCGTCTCAGCCGCTATCATCAGGAAGATTGA
- a CDS encoding phosphoribosyl-ATP diphosphatase, translating to MRATLQTLEQTIAERRKADPSASYVAKLTARGRGKIAQKVGEEAVEAVIAAMADNRAELVGESADLLFHLLVLLADCGIPFDDVLDELERREGLSGLAEKAARPKD from the coding sequence ATGCGCGCGACCCTTCAAACCCTCGAACAGACCATCGCCGAGCGACGGAAGGCCGATCCATCGGCATCCTATGTGGCGAAGCTGACCGCCCGCGGCCGGGGCAAGATCGCCCAGAAGGTCGGCGAGGAAGCGGTCGAGGCGGTGATCGCCGCCATGGCCGACAATCGGGCCGAACTGGTCGGCGAAAGCGCGGACCTGCTCTTCCACCTGCTGGTGCTGCTGGCCGATTGCGGCATTCCCTTCGACGATGTGCTCGACGAACTGGAGCGGCGCGAAGGCCTGTCGGGCCTGGCCGAAAAGGCCGCCCGTCCAAAGGATTGA
- a CDS encoding PEP-CTERM sorting domain-containing protein, with protein sequence MQISKLLLVAGSASLMGLAIPAPANATFCWFKCGGSSGGGTSSGGSSGGTPTPVPEPEQMALFGMGAAVLAGRVFFARRKQK encoded by the coding sequence ATGCAGATCAGCAAACTTCTTCTCGTAGCGGGTTCGGCCAGCCTGATGGGCCTCGCCATCCCCGCCCCCGCCAACGCCACCTTCTGCTGGTTCAAGTGCGGCGGCTCCAGCGGCGGCGGCACCTCGTCGGGTGGCAGCAGCGGTGGCACGCCGACCCCGGTGCCTGAACCCGAACAGATGGCGCTGTTCGGCATGGGCGCCGCCGTGCTGGCCGGTCGCGTCTTCTTCGCGCGCCGCAAGCAGAAGTAA
- the hisB gene encoding imidazoleglycerol-phosphate dehydratase HisB, which yields MRTAEIHRNTAETQIDVTVNLDGTGLYTVSTGIGFLDHMIEQLSRHSLIDMTVKTVGDLHVDQHHTTEDTAIAIGEALAKALGDKRGISRYGSVYSPMDETLSRVALDISGRPWLVCKLPFTVTKIGEWDTEMVEHFFHSLAQAAGITLHIELLYGSNNHHIVESAFKGLARALRQAVEIDPRKADAIPSTKGML from the coding sequence ATGCGCACGGCCGAGATTCACCGCAACACTGCGGAAACGCAGATCGACGTGACCGTCAACCTCGACGGCACCGGTCTTTACACCGTCTCCACCGGGATCGGTTTCCTCGACCATATGATCGAGCAGCTGTCGCGCCATTCGCTGATCGACATGACCGTCAAGACCGTCGGCGACCTGCATGTCGACCAGCATCACACCACCGAGGATACGGCGATCGCGATCGGCGAGGCGCTGGCCAAGGCGCTGGGCGACAAGCGCGGCATCAGCCGTTACGGCAGCGTCTATTCGCCGATGGACGAAACGCTGAGCCGCGTCGCGCTCGACATTTCCGGCCGCCCCTGGCTGGTGTGCAAGCTGCCCTTCACCGTCACCAAGATCGGCGAATGGGACACGGAGATGGTGGAGCATTTCTTCCACAGCCTGGCCCAGGCCGCCGGCATCACGCTGCACATCGAGCTGCTCTATGGCAGCAACAATCATCATATCGTCGAAAGCGCGTTCAAGGGCCTGGCCCGCGCGCTGCGCCAGGCGGTGGAGATCGACCCGCGCAAGGCCGACGCCATCCCCTCGACCAAGGGCATGCTCTAA
- a CDS encoding Crp/Fnr family transcriptional regulator encodes MNMHFDLAQTLPGGMPVPAPCSDASFCQRCEVRDRAICATLEEDERGALNRLGRRVTIAAGQTVMWEGDDATIVANVIDGTLKLSASTGDGREQIVGVVYPSDFIGRPFGRSTPHSVTALTDARLCLFTRGAFDGFAREHPELEHRLLQRTLDDLDRARSWMLLLGRKNAREKIATFLLDMSRRLAREGEAPLDRFDLPLSRQQIADVLGLTIETVSRQLTDLKRIGIIALPGRRMVEIRDRAALLDCSEAA; translated from the coding sequence ATGAACATGCATTTTGATCTCGCGCAAACCCTGCCCGGCGGCATGCCCGTTCCTGCCCCCTGCTCCGACGCCAGCTTCTGCCAGCGCTGCGAGGTGCGCGACCGCGCCATCTGCGCCACGCTGGAAGAGGATGAGCGGGGCGCGCTCAATCGCCTGGGCCGGCGCGTCACGATCGCGGCGGGGCAGACGGTGATGTGGGAAGGCGACGACGCCACCATCGTCGCCAATGTGATCGACGGCACGCTCAAATTGTCGGCCTCGACCGGCGATGGGCGCGAACAGATTGTCGGCGTGGTCTATCCGTCCGACTTCATCGGCCGCCCCTTCGGCCGCAGCACGCCGCACAGCGTCACGGCGCTCACCGACGCGCGCCTGTGCCTCTTCACCCGTGGCGCCTTTGACGGCTTTGCCCGCGAGCATCCCGAGCTGGAGCATCGACTGCTGCAACGCACGCTCGACGATCTCGACCGGGCGCGCAGTTGGATGCTGCTGCTTGGCCGCAAGAATGCGCGGGAGAAGATCGCAACCTTCCTGCTCGACATGTCGCGCCGGCTGGCCCGCGAAGGCGAGGCCCCGCTCGACCGGTTCGACCTGCCGCTGTCGCGCCAGCAGATCGCCGACGTGCTGGGCCTGACGATCGAGACAGTGAGCCGGCAGCTGACCGACCTCAAGCGGATCGGCATCATCGCCCTGCCCGGCCGCCGCATGGTGGAAATCCGGGATCGCGCGGCGCTGCTGGACTGTAGCGAAGCGGCCTGA
- the lgt gene encoding prolipoprotein diacylglyceryl transferase has translation MILDLVAAASSAIRFDQLGLSPVALDLGFFTLKWYSLAYLAGILIGYWYLLKLIAQPGSPMARRHADDMIFYATLGIIIGGRLAYVFFYQPEILQHPLDIFKLWNGGMSFHGGAAGVSLGILYMARKEKLSWLRIHDYVACVVPFGLFFGRLANFVNGELWGKETDVPWAMIFPTGGPFARHPSQLYEAFFEGIILFCILAFAFWKTKARYKPGMLVGLFVFFYGVFRFGVEYFREADAQLMEFAARTGLHMGQWLCVPMILGGLYLIVTAKGRRVRVEPIAGSASVS, from the coding sequence TTGATCCTGGACCTTGTCGCCGCCGCTTCGAGCGCCATCCGCTTCGACCAGCTGGGGCTCAGCCCCGTCGCCCTGGACCTGGGCTTCTTCACGCTCAAATGGTATAGCCTGGCCTATCTGGCCGGCATCCTGATCGGCTACTGGTATCTCCTGAAGCTCATTGCCCAGCCCGGTTCGCCAATGGCGCGGCGCCATGCCGACGATATGATCTTCTATGCGACGCTGGGCATCATCATCGGCGGTCGGCTCGCCTATGTCTTCTTCTACCAGCCCGAAATCCTCCAGCATCCGCTGGACATCTTCAAGCTGTGGAATGGCGGCATGTCCTTCCATGGCGGCGCGGCGGGCGTGTCGCTCGGCATCCTCTACATGGCGCGCAAGGAGAAGCTGAGCTGGCTGCGCATCCATGACTATGTCGCCTGCGTCGTACCCTTCGGCCTGTTCTTCGGCCGCCTCGCCAATTTCGTGAATGGCGAACTGTGGGGCAAGGAAACCGATGTGCCCTGGGCGATGATCTTCCCGACCGGCGGCCCCTTCGCCCGTCATCCAAGCCAGCTTTACGAAGCCTTTTTCGAAGGCATCATCCTGTTCTGCATTCTCGCCTTCGCCTTCTGGAAGACCAAGGCGCGCTACAAGCCGGGCATGCTGGTCGGCCTGTTCGTCTTCTTCTATGGCGTGTTCCGCTTCGGCGTCGAATATTTCCGCGAGGCCGATGCCCAGCTGATGGAATTTGCCGCCCGCACCGGCCTGCACATGGGCCAGTGGCTGTGCGTGCCGATGATCCTGGGCGGCCTCTACCTGATCGTCACCGCCAAGGGCCGGCGCGTGCGCGTGGAACCGATCGCGGGCAGCGCCAGTGTCAGCTGA
- a CDS encoding SspB family protein, with product MSEDLPDSLIPYDEIVQEALRAVVGRVLGEVQQTGGLPGAHHFYITFKTHAAGVDIPKHLSERFPDEMTIVLQNKFWDLKVSDRHFEVSLTFNQVAAHLVIPFSAITAFVDPAVNFALQFQVQADEEPEPHDVAENDAPLVTTEDGSNVVTVDFGKKK from the coding sequence ATGAGTGAAGACCTGCCCGACAGCCTGATTCCCTATGACGAAATCGTGCAGGAGGCCCTGCGCGCGGTCGTCGGCCGCGTGCTGGGCGAAGTGCAGCAGACCGGTGGCCTGCCGGGCGCGCATCATTTCTACATCACGTTCAAGACCCATGCCGCCGGGGTGGATATCCCCAAGCATCTGTCGGAACGTTTCCCGGACGAGATGACCATCGTCCTCCAGAACAAGTTCTGGGATCTCAAGGTCAGCGACCGCCATTTCGAGGTCAGCCTGACCTTCAACCAGGTCGCGGCGCATCTGGTCATTCCCTTCAGCGCGATCACCGCCTTCGTCGATCCCGCCGTCAATTTCGCGCTGCAGTTCCAGGTTCAGGCCGATGAAGAGCCCGAACCCCATGACGTGGCCGAAAATGACGCGCCGCTGGTCACGACCGAGGATGGCTCCAACGTCGTCACGGTGGATTTCGGCAAGAAGAAGTGA
- a CDS encoding class I SAM-dependent methyltransferase, whose protein sequence is MSADALPGAMGLPERLARQIDAGGPISVAHYMGEANQHYYGTRDPLGLEGDFTTAPEISQMFGELIGLCLADVWLRSGRRADPLYVELGPGRGTLAGDALRAMEGADVTSRIHFVETSPTLRERQRAQIPHVVHHDSVESLPDQSPLLVVANEFFDALPVRQMIRVGDEWRERVVIRREEEGRFMAVPGYRRIESGLPPIAAQAPEGAIIEVAQAGATAGYALASRIARQGGVAIIIDYGYEGPALGDTLQAVKNHQFTDPFTDPGESDLTTHVDFTMLANVARQAGLRVHGAVTQGHFLQHLGIDVRASVLAKGSPQRAAELEAQRHRLTDEAEMGTLFKVMAWVHPDWADPAGFEK, encoded by the coding sequence GTGTCAGCTGACGCCTTGCCCGGCGCGATGGGCCTGCCCGAGCGCCTGGCCCGCCAGATCGATGCCGGCGGGCCGATCTCCGTCGCCCATTATATGGGCGAGGCGAACCAGCATTATTATGGCACGCGCGATCCGCTGGGGCTGGAGGGGGACTTCACCACCGCCCCGGAAATCAGCCAGATGTTCGGCGAACTGATCGGCCTGTGCCTGGCCGATGTCTGGCTGCGATCGGGTCGACGCGCCGATCCGCTCTATGTCGAACTGGGGCCGGGTCGCGGCACGCTGGCGGGCGATGCGCTGCGCGCGATGGAGGGCGCCGACGTCACCTCGCGCATCCATTTCGTCGAGACCAGCCCGACCCTGCGCGAGCGGCAGCGCGCCCAGATTCCCCATGTCGTCCATCATGACAGCGTGGAAAGCCTGCCCGACCAGTCGCCGCTGCTGGTGGTCGCCAATGAATTTTTCGATGCCCTGCCCGTGCGGCAGATGATCCGCGTCGGCGACGAATGGCGCGAACGGGTGGTGATCCGGCGCGAGGAAGAAGGCCGCTTCATGGCGGTGCCGGGCTATCGCCGGATCGAATCGGGCCTGCCGCCGATCGCTGCACAGGCGCCCGAGGGCGCGATCATCGAAGTGGCACAGGCCGGCGCCACCGCGGGCTATGCCCTTGCCAGCCGGATCGCGCGCCAGGGCGGCGTCGCGATCATCATCGACTATGGCTATGAAGGCCCGGCCCTGGGCGACACGCTGCAGGCGGTGAAGAACCACCAGTTCACCGATCCCTTCACCGATCCGGGCGAAAGCGACCTCACCACCCATGTCGATTTCACGATGCTGGCCAATGTCGCGCGCCAGGCCGGGCTGCGCGTCCATGGCGCGGTGACGCAGGGCCATTTCCTCCAGCATCTGGGCATCGACGTGCGCGCGTCCGTGCTGGCCAAGGGCAGCCCGCAGCGCGCCGCCGAACTGGAGGCGCAGCGCCATCGCCTCACCGACGAAGCGGAGATGGGGACATTGTTCAAGGTGATGGCCTGGGTCCACCCCGACTGGGCCGACCCGGCAGGATTCGAGAAATAG
- the hisF gene encoding imidazole glycerol phosphate synthase subunit HisF — protein MTVRTRVIPCLDVANGRVVKGVNFVDLKDAGDPVEQAKLYDAAGADELCFLDITATHEARGTILDVVRRTAEVCFMPVTVGGGVRSAEDARALLLAGADKVAVNSAAVARPELVADIADRFGAQCIVGSVDARKVGEGKWEIFTHGGRKPTGIDALEHALRLAELGAGELLVTSMDGDGTKQGYDLALTRMIADAVSIPVIASGGVGTLDHLVEGVVEGHASAVLAASIFHFGQHTIAEAHQALARAGIPVRGH, from the coding sequence ATGACCGTCCGCACCCGCGTCATTCCCTGCCTCGACGTTGCCAATGGCCGCGTGGTGAAGGGCGTCAATTTCGTCGACCTCAAGGATGCCGGCGACCCGGTCGAGCAGGCCAAGCTCTATGACGCGGCCGGCGCCGACGAACTCTGCTTCCTCGACATCACCGCCACCCATGAGGCGCGCGGCACCATATTGGACGTGGTGCGCCGTACCGCCGAAGTCTGCTTCATGCCCGTCACCGTCGGCGGCGGCGTGCGCAGCGCGGAGGATGCCCGCGCCCTGCTGCTGGCGGGCGCGGACAAGGTCGCGGTCAACAGCGCCGCCGTCGCCCGGCCCGAACTGGTGGCCGACATCGCCGACCGCTTCGGCGCGCAGTGCATCGTCGGATCGGTCGATGCGCGCAAGGTGGGCGAAGGCAAGTGGGAAATCTTCACCCATGGCGGCCGCAAGCCGACCGGCATCGACGCGCTGGAACATGCGCTGCGCCTGGCGGAACTTGGCGCGGGCGAACTGCTCGTCACCTCGATGGACGGCGATGGCACCAAGCAGGGCTATGACCTGGCGCTGACCCGCATGATCGCCGATGCCGTGTCGATCCCGGTGATCGCCAGCGGCGGCGTCGGCACCCTCGACCATCTGGTCGAAGGCGTGGTCGAAGGCCATGCCAGCGCGGTGCTGGCCGCCTCGATATTTCACTTCGGTCAACATACTATTGCTGAAGCGCATCAGGCCCTGGCCCGCGCCGGTATCCCCGTTCGGGGCCATTAA
- the fumC gene encoding class II fumarate hydratase has product MSATRTETDSIGAIEVPADAYWGAQTQRSIENFPFGATERMPIGIVHAQAIVKQAAARVNAKHGLDATIVAGIENAAQQIVSGALDDQFPLVIWQTGSGTQTNMNVNEVIAGYANEQLAGTRGGKSPVHPNDHVNMSQSSNDSFPTALHVATVLATRDKLIPALEKLTGALTAKAEGWGHIVKIGRTHTQDATPLTLGQEFSGYAAQLVSSKARIEGALNGNIRKLAIGGTAVGTGLNAPDGWADDMTAAISDIAGTPFESAPNKFEQLAAKDGLVFFSGALNTLAVALTKIANDIRFLGSGPRSGLGELDLPANEPGSSIMPGKVNPTQCESLTMVAAQVIGNHQAVTVGGMQGHFELNVFMPLIGANVLRSIHLLSVGMESFAERCVGGMQANEGRIAELVERSLMLVTALAPEIGYDNAATIAKHAHKKGLTLKQAGLELGLVDEPTFDRLVRPENMV; this is encoded by the coding sequence ATGTCCGCTACCCGCACCGAAACCGACAGCATTGGCGCCATCGAGGTGCCCGCCGACGCCTATTGGGGCGCCCAGACCCAGCGCAGCATCGAGAATTTCCCCTTCGGCGCGACCGAGCGGATGCCGATCGGCATCGTCCATGCGCAGGCGATCGTGAAGCAGGCGGCGGCGCGGGTGAATGCGAAACATGGGCTCGACGCGACGATCGTCGCGGGCATCGAGAATGCCGCGCAGCAGATCGTCTCCGGCGCGCTCGATGACCAGTTTCCGCTCGTCATCTGGCAGACCGGCAGCGGCACCCAGACCAACATGAACGTCAATGAGGTGATTGCCGGCTATGCCAATGAGCAGCTGGCCGGCACGCGCGGCGGCAAGAGCCCGGTCCATCCCAACGACCATGTGAACATGAGCCAGTCGTCGAACGACAGCTTCCCGACCGCGCTGCATGTCGCGACCGTGCTGGCGACCCGCGACAAGCTGATTCCGGCGCTGGAGAAGCTGACCGGCGCGCTGACCGCCAAGGCGGAAGGCTGGGGGCATATCGTCAAGATTGGCCGCACCCATACGCAGGATGCGACGCCGCTGACGCTGGGCCAGGAATTTTCCGGCTATGCTGCGCAACTGGTCAGCAGCAAGGCGCGCATTGAGGGCGCGCTGAACGGCAATATCCGCAAGCTGGCCATCGGCGGCACGGCGGTCGGCACCGGTCTCAACGCGCCCGATGGCTGGGCGGACGACATGACGGCCGCGATCAGCGACATTGCCGGCACGCCGTTCGAAAGCGCGCCCAACAAGTTCGAGCAGCTGGCCGCCAAGGATGGCCTGGTCTTCTTCTCCGGCGCGCTCAACACGCTGGCGGTGGCGCTGACCAAGATCGCCAATGACATCCGCTTCCTGGGCTCCGGCCCGCGCTCGGGCCTGGGCGAGCTGGACCTGCCCGCCAATGAGCCGGGCAGCTCGATCATGCCGGGCAAGGTCAACCCGACCCAGTGCGAATCGCTGACCATGGTGGCGGCGCAGGTGATCGGCAATCATCAGGCGGTGACCGTCGGCGGCATGCAGGGCCATTTCGAACTCAATGTCTTCATGCCGCTGATCGGCGCCAATGTGCTGCGCTCGATTCATCTGCTCAGCGTCGGCATGGAAAGCTTTGCCGAACGCTGCGTCGGAGGGATGCAGGCCAATGAGGGCCGGATCGCCGAACTGGTCGAGCGCTCGCTGATGCTGGTGACCGCGCTGGCACCGGAGATCGGCTATGACAATGCCGCGACCATCGCCAAGCATGCGCACAAGAAGGGGCTGACGCTCAAGCAGGCCGGCCTCGAACTGGGGCTGGTCGATGAGCCGACCTTCGACCGGCTGGTGCGGCCGGAAAATATGGTCTGA
- the hisA gene encoding 1-(5-phosphoribosyl)-5-[(5-phosphoribosylamino)methylideneamino]imidazole-4-carboxamide isomerase yields MSLIVFPAIDLKGGQVVRLAEGDMDRATVYGDDPAAQALIFAAAGAQHIHVVDLDGSFAGHAVNAEAVERIVEAFPGHVQLGGGIRNRESVERWFDLGVSRIVIGTAALKDPAFVKAAARDFPGGIVVAVDARDGFVATDGWAEKSDMPVIDLARRFEDAGVASLLFTDVGRDGLLKGVNIDATVDLARATDMPVIASGGVAGIADIRVLSLHADDGIEGVITGRAIYDGRLDLKTALAVAQAAA; encoded by the coding sequence ATGTCCCTGATCGTCTTTCCCGCCATCGACCTCAAAGGCGGCCAGGTCGTCCGCCTGGCCGAGGGCGACATGGACCGCGCCACCGTCTATGGCGACGATCCCGCCGCGCAGGCGCTGATCTTCGCCGCAGCGGGCGCCCAGCATATCCATGTCGTCGATCTGGATGGCAGCTTTGCCGGCCATGCGGTCAATGCCGAAGCGGTCGAACGCATCGTCGAGGCCTTTCCCGGCCATGTTCAACTCGGCGGCGGCATCCGCAACCGGGAGTCGGTCGAACGCTGGTTTGACCTGGGCGTATCGCGCATCGTGATCGGCACCGCTGCGCTGAAAGACCCCGCCTTCGTCAAGGCAGCCGCGCGCGACTTCCCCGGCGGCATCGTCGTCGCGGTCGATGCGCGCGACGGCTTCGTCGCCACCGACGGCTGGGCGGAAAAGAGCGACATGCCGGTGATCGACCTCGCCCGCCGGTTCGAGGATGCGGGCGTCGCCAGCCTGCTCTTCACCGATGTCGGCCGCGACGGTCTGCTCAAGGGCGTGAATATCGATGCGACCGTCGATCTCGCCCGCGCCACCGACATGCCGGTGATCGCCAGCGGCGGCGTGGCAGGGATCGCGGATATACGCGTCCTCAGCCTCCACGCCGATGACGGGATCGAAGGCGTCATCACCGGCCGCGCCATCTATGATGGCCGCCTCGACCTCAAGACCGCGCTCGCGGTCGCGCAGGCGGCGGCGTGA
- the hisH gene encoding imidazole glycerol phosphate synthase subunit HisH, with translation MTIALIDYGAGNLHSVHNALRKAGADDVTITADADVVARADRIVLPGVGAFRACRDALVAIPGMVDAMNEAVNSRGIPFLGVCVGMQLLADAGEEFGRHEGLGWIPGTVRLIEPTDASIKVPHMGWNDVVLNGQPPLIEAGEAYFLHSYHYEAADPAHVAAVTDHGGPLVAAVARDTIIGCQFHPEKSQRYGLSFLARFLDWKP, from the coding sequence ATGACCATCGCCCTGATCGACTATGGCGCGGGCAATCTCCACTCGGTCCACAATGCCCTGCGCAAGGCGGGTGCCGATGATGTGACCATCACCGCCGATGCCGATGTCGTGGCCAGGGCCGACCGCATCGTGCTGCCCGGTGTCGGCGCCTTCCGCGCCTGCCGCGACGCCTTGGTCGCGATCCCCGGCATGGTCGACGCGATGAACGAGGCGGTGAACAGCCGCGGCATTCCCTTTCTGGGCGTCTGCGTCGGCATGCAGTTGCTCGCCGACGCCGGCGAGGAGTTCGGCCGGCATGAGGGGCTGGGCTGGATTCCCGGCACGGTGCGGCTGATCGAACCGACCGATGCTTCGATCAAGGTGCCGCATATGGGCTGGAACGATGTGGTGCTGAACGGCCAGCCGCCCCTGATCGAGGCCGGCGAGGCCTATTTCCTGCACAGCTATCATTATGAGGCCGCCGACCCGGCCCATGTCGCCGCCGTCACCGACCATGGCGGGCCGCTGGTCGCCGCCGTCGCGCGCGACACCATCATCGGCTGCCAGTTCCACCCGGAAAAGAGCCAGCGCTACGGCCTGTCCTTCCTCGCGCGCTTTCTGGACTGGAAGCCGTGA
- a CDS encoding DUF2585 domain-containing protein: MKQRGFILALLIALGAAAILYLMGRPPICTCGTIALWHGPIDSGNSQHLSDWYSLSHIIHGFLFYGATHLLMRRRPLGIRLSVAVTIEAAWEILENSPIIIDRYRTATIALGYSGDSILNSMSDIGMMALGFLFASRAPVWLTIIVAIGFELLALAVTRDNLTLNVLMLAWPVDAIKEWQGAL, translated from the coding sequence ATGAAACAGCGGGGCTTTATCCTCGCTCTGCTGATCGCGCTGGGGGCAGCGGCGATCCTCTATCTGATGGGGCGCCCGCCGATCTGCACCTGCGGCACGATCGCGCTATGGCATGGGCCGATCGACAGCGGCAACAGCCAGCATCTGTCCGACTGGTACAGCCTCAGCCACATCATCCACGGCTTCCTCTTCTATGGCGCGACCCATTTGCTGATGCGGCGCAGGCCGCTCGGCATCCGCCTGTCGGTGGCGGTGACGATCGAGGCAGCGTGGGAAATCCTTGAAAATTCACCGATCATCATCGACCGTTACCGCACGGCGACGATCGCGCTCGGCTATTCGGGCGATTCCATCCTCAATTCGATGAGCGACATCGGCATGATGGCCCTGGGCTTCCTGTTCGCGTCGCGCGCGCCCGTCTGGCTGACGATTATCGTCGCGATCGGTTTCGAACTGCTCGCACTGGCGGTGACCCGCGACAATCTGACACTCAATGTCCTGATGCTCGCCTGGCCGGTCGACGCGATCAAGGAATGGCAGGGCGCGCTTTAG